The Myxococcales bacterium DNA segment GTTCCAGCCCGACGGCACCATGGAGAAGAGCGACTACAAGCCCAGCGTCGAGCCCTTCTGGCCGAGCGGAAGCACGACCGACTTCAAGTTCGCCAAAACCACGGCGCCGCTCGACGAAATCAAGCAGCACCTGGTGGTCGTGAAGGGTATCGACCTCACCCAGACCAAAACGGCGGGTTCGATTCACGGCACGCGCATGATCAACGTGCTCACGGCCGGCGCGGGGACCTCGGCCGACCAGGCCATGGCGGACAAGCTCAACGGTAAGACCAAGTTTGCGAGCCTCGAGCTGGGTGTGGCGCCGGACGCGGGCGGCAATGACAAATCCCGCTTCAGCTACCGCAACAACAGTGCGGTGTCGCCTGAGGGAAACCCTTCAAGCTCTACACGCGGCTCTTCGGGGGCAACCTCCCCGAGACCGGCGGAGGCGCTCCTGACCTGGGCGGCAACGGCGGCACGCCCGGCGCGGCAACCCGATGGATCCCACGACGCCGGCGGACAAACTGTTGGCAAACCTGATGTGGCGGCGGAAATCGGTGCTTGACGGCGTCCAAGAGCAGATCGCTTCCTTCAAGTCACGCCTGAGCCGAGACGACTTGAAGCGGCTCGAAGAGCACACCACGGCCATTCGCGACGTGGAGAACACTCTGGTCGACAAGAGTCTTCTGGAAGCGGGCACCGCCCCGGGGGACAACCCTCCCGTCGTGACCCCGCCCACCACCACCACGCCTCCGCCCGGCGGCAGCTGCACCTTGCCTCAGCTCGGCAGCTATGGGCTCAAGGCGGGGGACAAGTTCACCGACACGGTGAGCGACATGGGCAAGATTGCCGCGGTCATGCATGACCTCATGCTGGTGGCGCTCGGTGCGACAAGACCCGGCTCGTGACCATGATGTTCATGCGGGGCTCGGACGACTCGCAACACTACGGGTTCCTCTCGACCATCAAAGACAAAACGCGCGGCCAGCACGGCTTCGCCCACGCATGGCCGAACGAAAGCAAGGCTCCCACAGGGCAAGAGGACTACACGGAGATCCACCTGTGGCGGGCGAAGCTCTACCGCGACCTCGTGTTGAAGATGAAGTCGATCGACGACGGCAACGGCAAGACCTTGCTCGATAACAGCCTGCTCGTGTGGTTCAGCGACATGGGGATGGGACGTGACCACGTGCCGAACGACATGCCCTTTATCGCGGCAGGCTCGGCCGGTGGCCAGGTACGCACGGGGCGCTTCCTGCAGGCCAATTCGGTTCGCCAGGCGAACGTGTGGTTGGGACTCTCCAAGCTGATCGGAGCCGACTTGGGCTCGTTCGCGAACAGCAACGGCGCCTTGGACTTGGGCTGAACCCCGGTCTTGGGTTACCAAACGGCCACGCACCCTTCCAGGGCGTGGCCGTTTGTCTTTCCGGAGTTCGTCAGCCTATGTCTTCGCTCGTATCTGGGTTCGCCTGCTTTTCACCCTTCAGATACTCCTCACGCGCGCCCTCGTACCACCAGGGCATCAGAGTTTTGAGGAAGTAGTCGTTGTCCTTGC contains these protein-coding regions:
- a CDS encoding DUF1552 domain-containing protein, whose amino-acid sequence is MSKHSSEVSRRLVLKSSLATVTLPFFVSLRPRELRAAASPVRLMLWFQPDGTMEKSDYKPSVEPFWPSGSTTDFKFAKTTAPLDEIKQHLVVVKGIDLTQTKTAGSIHGTRMINVLTAGAGTSADQAMADKLNGKTKFASLELGVAPDAGGNDKSRFSYRNNSAVSPEGNPSSSTRGSSGATSPRPAEALLTWAATAARPARQPDGSHDAGGQTVGKPDVAAEIGA
- a CDS encoding DUF1552 domain-containing protein; this translates as MLDGVQEQIASFKSRLSRDDLKRLEEHTTAIRDVENTLVDKSLLEAGTAPGDNPPVVTPPTTTTPPPGGSCTLPQLGSYGLKAGDKFTDTVSDMGKIAAVMHDLMLVALGATRPGS